One Romboutsia sp. 13368 genomic window carries:
- a CDS encoding PfkB family carbohydrate kinase, which produces MFTKGKDGAEIYTKNKVVSIHGNIVEVIDTTGAGDSFIGAFLFKLLENE; this is translated from the coding sequence ATTTTTACAAAAGGTAAAGATGGTGCAGAAATATATACAAAAAATAAAGTAGTTAGCATACATGGTAATATAGTTGAAGTTATTGATACAACAGGTGCAGGAGATTCATTTATTGGAGCATTTTTATTTAAGTTATTAGAAAATGAAG
- a CDS encoding NUDIX hydrolase, with translation MEWIKHIERYNPVNEQEKKDKNIILDFINKNDDVLIRDNEIAHITSSGFIVNKSRTKVLMIHHNIYNSWGWTGGHADGDSDLIGVAIKEAKEETGIKEATPITNEICSIDILPVNSHIKRGKYVASHLHLSVAYVLEADESEELFIKEDENSGVKWVDIDKVLELSNEEHMKXVYKKLIDKSKMY, from the coding sequence ATGGAATGGATAAAACATATAGAAAGATATAATCCTGTCAATGAACAAGAGAAAAAAGATAAAAATATTATATTAGATTTTATAAATAAAAATGATGATGTTTTAATTAGAGATAATGAAATTGCACATATAACTAGCTCTGGATTTATAGTTAATAAGTCAAGAACTAAGGTTTTAATGATACATCATAATATATATAATTCATGGGGATGGACAGGTGGACATGCTGATGGAGATAGTGATTTAATAGGAGTTGCTATTAAAGAAGCTAAAGAAGAAACAGGTATTAAAGAAGCTACACCTATAACTAATGAGATATGTTCTATAGATATATTACCAGTAAATTCTCATATAAAAAGAGGTAAGTATGTAGCAAGTCATCTTCATCTATCAGTAGCATATGTTTTAGAAGCTGATGAAAGTGAAGAGTTATTTATTAAAGAAGATGAAAATAGTGGTGTTAAATGGGTTGATATTGATAAGGTATTAGAGTTAAGTAATGAAGAACATATGAAGAVTGTTTATAAAAAGTTAATAGACAAAAGTAAAATGTATTAA
- a CDS encoding methionine gamma-lyase family protein: protein MLQETKDLLKGFYGLDDETFKLSEEVMNDIKHKFDEIKEIREYNQYKVLKAMQEANLSDNHFNWTTGYGYNDIGREKVEEIYANVFGAEDALVRPIIVNGTHALTLCLQGILRPGDEILSVTGKPYDTLEGVIGIREEKGSLKEFGVTYDQVDFLENGDVDLEGIKNKINDKTKMVFIQRSKGYSWRKSLTIADIKEIVDTAKAVKEDVIVMLDNCYGEFIETKEPTEVGVDIMAGSLIKNPGGGLALTGGYVAGRADLVELISYRLTSPGIGKECGLTFGTTRNVLQGFFMAPYVVSQALMGAIYCARMFEKMGYEVLPKYDDVRSDIIQIVRLKNADEVIAFCQGTQAAAPVDSYVKPVPWAMPGYDSEVIMAAGAFIQGSSIELSADAPIKPPYNVYFQGGLTFDHSKMGTLKAIEYMKKSK from the coding sequence ATGTTACAAGAAACTAAAGATTTATTAAAAGGTTTTTATGGATTAGATGACGAAACATTTAAGTTATCTGAAGAAGTAATGAATGATATAAAACATAAATTTGATGAAATAAAAGAAATAAGAGAATATAATCAATATAAAGTATTAAAAGCTATGCAAGAGGCTAACTTAAGCGATAATCATTTTAACTGGACAACAGGATATGGTTATAATGATATAGGTCGTGAAAAAGTAGAAGAAATATATGCTAATGTATTTGGTGCTGAAGATGCATTAGTTAGACCTATAATAGTTAACGGAACACATGCATTAACACTTTGCTTACAAGGTATACTTAGACCAGGTGATGAAATATTATCTGTTACAGGTAAACCATATGATACATTAGAAGGTGTTATAGGAATAAGAGAAGAAAAAGGTTCTTTAAAAGAATTCGGTGTTACATATGACCAAGTTGATTTCTTAGAAAATGGAGATGTTGACTTAGAAGGTATTAAGAATAAAATAAATGATAAAACTAAAATGGTATTTATACAAAGATCTAAGGGATACTCTTGGAGAAAATCTCTTACAATAGCAGATATAAAAGAGATAGTAGATACAGCTAAAGCTGTTAAAGAAGATGTTATAGTTATGCTTGATAACTGTTATGGAGAATTTATAGAAACTAAAGAACCAACAGAAGTTGGTGTAGATATAATGGCAGGGTCACTTATCAAAAACCCAGGTGGCGGACTTGCATTAACTGGTGGATATGTAGCAGGTAGAGCTGATTTAGTAGAACTTATATCATATAGACTTACATCACCAGGTATAGGTAAAGAATGTGGTTTAACATTCGGTACAACTAGAAATGTATTACAAGGATTCTTCATGGCACCATATGTAGTTTCTCAAGCCTTAATGGGTGCAATATACTGTGCTAGAATGTTTGAAAAAATGGGATATGAAGTACTTCCAAAATACGATGATGTAAGAAGTGATATAATACAAATAGTAAGACTTAAAAATGCTGATGAAGTTATAGCATTCTGTCAAGGAACACAAGCTGCTGCTCCAGTTGATTCATATGTTAAGCCAGTTCCTTGGGCAATGCCAGGATATGACAGTGAAGTTATAATGGCAGCTGGTGCTTTTATACAAGGTTCTTCTATAGAACTTAGTGCAGATGCTCCTATAAAGCCACCATACAATGTATATTTCCAAGGTGGACTTACATTTGACCACTCTAAAATGGGTACATTAAAAGCTATAGAATATATGAAAAAATCAAAATAA
- a CDS encoding B3/B4 domain-containing protein, translated as MININIDKNLSDKVNVHIACIEAKVKTKESDKELLELINKKCEEIKETIKFDEVIKLKNILSSRNAYKKLGKDPSRYRLSSESLVKRVVKGNDLYYVNNIVDINNLISLHTCYSVGTYDLDKVKGSITFTIGEENERYEGIGRGSINLENLPVFEDEYGKFGSSTSDSVRAMIENNTTHILMNIIAFEEDENLERYIEYAKELLINFADATIIDSKIIKAK; from the coding sequence ATGATAAATATAAATATAGATAAAAATTTAAGTGACAAAGTAAACGTACATATAGCATGTATAGAAGCTAAAGTAAAAACAAAAGAATCAGATAAAGAACTATTAGAGTTAATAAATAAAAAATGTGAAGAAATAAAAGAAACTATAAAATTTGATGAAGTAATAAAACTAAAAAATATACTATCATCAAGAAATGCTTATAAAAAATTAGGCAAAGACCCGAGTAGGTATAGATTATCATCAGAATCATTAGTTAAAAGAGTAGTCAAAGGAAATGACTTATATTACGTTAATAACATAGTAGATATAAATAATTTAATATCACTACATACTTGTTATTCAGTAGGAACTTACGATTTAGATAAAGTAAAAGGAAGTATAACTTTTACAATAGGTGAAGAAAATGAAAGATATGAAGGTATAGGAAGAGGAAGTATAAACTTAGAAAACTTACCTGTGTTTGAAGATGAATATGGTAAGTTTGGAAGTAGTACATCAGATTCTGTTAGAGCTATGATAGAAAATAATACAACTCATATCTTAATGAATATAATAGCTTTTGAAGAAGATGAAAATTTAGAAAGATACATAGAATATGCAAAAGAATTATTAATAAACTTTGCAGATGCAACTATTATAGATAGCAAAATAATAAAAGCTAAATAG
- a CDS encoding ABC transporter ATP-binding protein translates to MKVYNAQEKINKEFKNINDELRDSAWKSQFISGLMMPLMTFIGNFGYVAVCVVGAILAFNDKITFGVIVAFIMYVRFFTQPLAQFAQAATSLQSTSAACARVFEFLGEEEMEDESHKEVALDSAKGDVEFENVKFGYDEDKLIIKDFTAKFKAGQKIAIVGPTGAGKTTLVNLLMRFYEVNSGXIKIDGTPIQSLSREAVHDLFCMVLQDTWLFEGTIRDNIVYNKTGVSEASIVAACKAVGIDHFIRTLPQGYDTVFDDNTNLSAGQKQLITIAKXXXENVPLLILDEATSSVDTRTEILIQEAMDKLMVGRTSFVIAHRLSTIKNADMILVMKDGDIIESGNHEELLYKNGFYAELYNSQFDGLK, encoded by the coding sequence ATAAAAGTATATAATGCACAAGAAAAAATAAATAAAGAATTTAAAAATATAAATGATGAACTTCGTGATAGTGCATGGAAGTCACAATTTATATCTGGACTTATGATGCCTTTAATGACATTCATAGGAAACTTTGGGTATGTTGCAGTTTGTGTAGTTGGTGCAATACTTGCATTTAATGATAAAATAACATTTGGTGTAATAGTTGCATTTATAATGTATGTTAGATTCTTTACACAACCTCTTGCTCAATTTGCTCAAGCAGCCACTTCACTACAATCTACATCAGCTGCATGTGCACGTGTATTTGAATTCTTAGGAGAAGAAGAAATGGAAGATGAAAGCCATAAAGAAGTAGCTTTAGATAGTGCTAAAGGTGATGTTGAATTTGAAAATGTTAAATTTGGATACGATGAAGATAAATTAATAATAAAAGATTTTACAGCTAAGTTTAAAGCAGGTCAAAAGATAGCAATAGTTGGGCCAACTGGAGCAGGAAAAACTACTTTAGTTAACTTACTTATGAGATTCTATGAAGTAAATAGTGGTCWWATAAAAATWGATGGAACTCCAATACAATCATTAAGTAGAGAAGCAGTTCACGATTTATTCTGTATGGTACTTCAAGATACTTGGTTATTTGAGGGCACAATAAGAGACAATATAGTTTATAATAAAACTGGAGTTTCTGAAGCAAGTATAGTAGCTGCATGTAAAGCTGTTGGAATAGATCACTTCATAAGAACACTACCTCAAGGTTATGATACAGTATTTGATGATAATACTAACTTATCAGCTGGACAAAAACARYTAATTACTATTGCTAAANNNNNNNNTGAAAATGTTCCTCTTTTAATACTAGATGAAGCTACAAGTTCAGTTGATACTCGTACAGAGATACTTATACAAGAAGCAATGGATAAATTAATGGTTGGAAGAACATCATTTGTAATAGCACATCGTTTATCAACTATTAAAAATGCAGATATGATTCTTGTTATGAAAGATGGAGATATAATTGAAAGTGGAAATCACGAAGAATTACTATATAAAAATGGATTCTATGCAGAATTATATAATAGCCAGTTTGATGGATTAAAATAG
- a CDS encoding ABC transporter transmembrane domain-containing protein: MAYXKKYNVFLIMALLFAIEGSIIIVSNPDRLSQITDLITEGIVTGIDIEKINKIGILLASLYIISFIFSYSQGFIMATVTQKITNKLRSDISQKINRLPLKYFDRTTFGDVLSRVTNDVDTIGQTLNQSXGSLVSGISLLIGSLYMMFTTNVTLTITAILATLIGFVFMTVIVSK; this comes from the coding sequence ATGGCATACYTTAAAAAATACAATGTATTTTTAATTATGGCATTATTATTTGCTATAGAAGGTTCAATAATAATTGTTAGTAATCCTGATAGATTAAGTCAAATAACAGATTTAATTACAGAAGGTATAGTTACAGGAATAGATATAGAAAAAATTAATAAGATAGGTATTTTACTTGCATCTTTATATATAATTAGTTTTATATTCTCTTATTCACAAGGGTTTATAATGGCTACAGTTACACAAAAGATAACTAATAAATTAAGAAGTGATATTTCACAAAAGATTAATCGATTACCATTAAAATACTTTGATAGAACAACTTTTGGTGATGTATTAAGTCGTGTAACTAATGATGTAGATACTATAGGTCAAACACTAAAYCAAAGTRTKGGAAGCTTAGTTAGTGGTATATCATTACTAATTGGTTCTTTATATATGATGTTTACTACAAATGTAACTTTAACAATTACAGCAATATTAGCAACTTTAATTGGTTTTGTATTTATGACAGTAATAGTATCAAAA
- a CDS encoding ABC transporter ATP-binding protein: MLKILKYLTKKDYLFVFFSLIFVIGQVYLDLKLPDYMSEITRLVQTPNSEMSEIVTAGGYMLLCALGSLVASFIVGYFAARIAANLSWRLRSNVYDKIEGFSMAEINKFSTASLITRSTNDVTQVQNFIAMGLQLLMKAPLTAIWAVSKILGKGLEWTIATGIALGAIILLISIIMIFVVPRFKKVQGLTDKLNLVTRENLMGIRVVRAYNAEKYQSEKFEKVNNDVTKNNLFINRSMGVMMPGMMFVLNLLNLAIYTIGAYLINNAALQDKMTLFSNMIVFSSYSMQVIMSFIMLTMIFIMMPRASVSASRILEVLNTKESIVDGHGEVEHTTDAGEIEFKNVSFKYPDADDSEYVLRDISFKAKAGETVAIIGSTGSGKTSLINLIPRFYDASEGEVLVNGINVKDYKQNELRNILGYVPQKAVLFTGSVSSNVSYGDNGKTNYSKEDIKKAIEIAQGKDFVEKMENTYDASISQGGTNVSGGQKQRLSIARAVCRKPEIYIFDDSFSALDYKTDRKLRSVLKKETKGVTNLIVAQRIGTIIDADKIIVLDNGEMVGMGTHKELMKTCTVYQEIAYSQLSKEELASA, encoded by the coding sequence ATGTTAAAAATCTTAAAATACTTAACAAAGAAAGACTATTTGTTTGTATTTTTCAGTTTAATATTTGTTATAGGACAAGTATATCTTGATTTAAAACTTCCAGATTATATGTCTGAAATAACAAGACTGGTTCAAACACCAAATAGTGAAATGAGTGAAATAGTAACTGCTGGGGGATATATGTTATTATGTGCTCTAGGAAGTTTAGTAGCTTCATTTATAGTTGGATATTTTGCAGCAAGAATAGCAGCAAACTTATCTTGGAGACTTCGTTCTAATGTATATGATAAAATAGAAGGATTCTCAATGGCAGAGATAAATAAATTTTCTACTGCTAGTTTAATAACGCGTTCAACTAATGACGTAACACAAGTTCAAAACTTTATAGCAATGGGACTTCAATTACTTATGAAAGCCCCTTTAACTGCAATTTGGGCTGTAAGTAAAATACTAGGTAAAGGTTTAGAATGGACTATAGCAACAGGTATAGCATTAGGGGCTATAATATTATTAATATCAATTATAATGATATTTGTTGTACCAAGATTTAAAAAAGTTCAAGGTTTAACAGATAAGCTTAACTTAGTAACTAGAGAAAACTTAATGGGTATACGTGTAGTTCGTGCATACAATGCAGAAAAATATCAAAGTGAAAAGTTTGAAAAAGTAAATAATGATGTTACTAAAAATAACTTATTTATAAACAGATCAATGGGTGTAATGATGCCTGGTATGATGTTTGTATTAAATTTATTAAACTTAGCTATATACACAATAGGTGCATATTTAATAAATAATGCAGCATTACAAGATAAAATGACTTTATTTAGTAATATGATAGTATTCTCATCTTATTCAATGCAAGTAATAATGTCATTTATAATGTTAACAATGATATTTATAATGATGCCAAGAGCTTCAGTTTCAGCAAGTCGTATATTAGAAGTTTTAAATACTAAAGAAAGTATAGTTGATGGTCATGGAGAAGTTGAACAYACTACAGATGCTGGTGAAATAGAATTTAAAAATGTTAGCTTCAAATATCCAGATGCAGATGATTCAGAATATGTACTTAGAGATATAAGTTTTAAAGCTAAGGCTGGAGAAACTGTTGCTATAATAGGTTCAACAGGAAGTGGTAAAACATCATTAATAAACTTAATACCAAGATTTTATGATGCTAGTGAAGGTGAAGTTTTAGTTAATGGTATAAATGTAAAAGACTATAAACAAAATGAACTTCGTAATATTTTAGGATATGTTCCTCAAAAGGCAGTTTTATTTACAGGAAGTGTATCTTCTAACGTATCTTATGGAGATAATGGAAAAACTAATTACTCTAAAGAAGATATAAAAAAGGCAATAGAAATAGCTCAAGGTAAAGACTTTGTTGAAAAGATGGAGAATACTTATGATGCAAGTATATCTCAAGGTGGTACAAATGTATCAGGAGGACAAAAGCAGAGATTATCAATTGCAAGAGCAGTATGTAGAAAGCCTGAAATATACATCTTTGATGATTCTTTCTCAGCACTTGATTATAAAACTGATAGAAAATTACGTTCAGTATTAAAGAAAGAAACAAAAGGAGTTACAAACTTAATAGTAGCTCAGAGAATAGGAACTATTATAGATGCAGATAAAATAATAGTTTTAGATAATGGTGAAATGGTTGGAATGGGAACTCATAAGGAACTTATGAAAACTTGTACTGTATATCAAGAAATAGCATATTCTCAGCTTTCAAAGGAGGAGTTAGCTAGTGCGTAA
- a CDS encoding response regulator transcription factor, which produces MINILLVEDDQKLSKLFYTVLSKQGFNIYIANNGIEAXXXLDDNHIDLIISDIMMPNMNGYEFAQSIREMNEEIPILMITAKDDFSSKQRSFLIGIDDYMVKPIDVNEMVLRVKALLRRSKIVNDKKQIIGTTTLDYDSLTVFRDDFSIELPQKEFYLLYKLISYPNKVFTRNQLMDEIWGVDSPSDSQTIDVHINRLRRNFGSNPDFEIVTVRGLGYKVVKNEE; this is translated from the coding sequence ATGATTAATATATTATTAGTTGAAGATGATCAAAAGTTAAGTAAATTATTTTATACTGTATTGTCTAAACAAGGATTTAATATTTATATTGCAAATAATGGTATTGAAGCATNNNNNNNNTTAGATGATAATCATATAGATTTAATTATTTCAGATATAATGATGCCAAATATGAATGGATATGAATTTGCTCAATCTATTAGGGAAATGAATGAAGAAATACCTATATTAATGATTACAGCAAAAGATGATTTTTCTTCAAAACAAAGAAGCTTCTTAATTGGAATTGATGATTATATGGTAAAGCCTATTGATGTAAATGAAATGGTTTTAAGAGTTAAAGCATTGCTTCGTAGAAGCAAAATTGTTAATGATAAAAAACAAATTATAGGAACTACTACTCTCGATTATGATTCTCTTACGGTATTTAGAGATGATTTTTCGATTGAACTGCCACAAAAGGAATTTTATTTGCTATATAAATTAATATCTTATCCAAACAAGGTGTTTACTAGAAATCAACTTATGGATGAAATATGGGGCGTTGATAGTCCATCAGATTCTCAAACTATAGATGTTCATATAAATAGGCTTAGAAGAAACTTTGGTAGTAATCCTGACTTTGAAATTGTYACTGTAAGAGGACTTGGATATAAGGTTGTAAAAAATGAAGAATAA
- a CDS encoding sensor histidine kinase, producing the protein MVKELNSIETLRNDFIINVSHEFKTPLAAIEGYATLLQDKNLSEDEKNEYTKIILESAKQLSSLSGNILKLSKLETQEIVPEKKYFYLDEQLRQALILLENQWSKKDIDIDMDLRTTYYYGCEDLLMQVWINLFSNAIKFTPEGGLIATRLKNTDXGVYVSISDTGIGMSSKVKDRIFEKFFQGDTSRNFEGNGLGLTLVKRIINLCGCSISVESEVNKGSTFTVFLPHNKSVDSL; encoded by the coding sequence ATGGTAAAAGAATTAAATAGTATTGAAACATTAAGAAATGACTTTATAATTAATGTTTCTCATGAATTTAAAACGCCTCTAGCTGCTATTGAAGGATATGCAACATTATTGCAAGATAAAAATCTAAGCGAAGATGAAAAAAATGAATATACTAAGATAATACTTGAAAGCGCAAAACAACTATCTTCTCTTTCTGGCAATATATTAAAATTATCAAAACTAGAAACACAAGAAATAGTACCTGAAAAAAAATATTTCTACTTAGATGAGCAACTTAGACAAGCTTTAATACTACTTGAAAATCAATGGTCTAAAAAAGACATTGATATAGATATGGATCTTCGTACAACTTATTACTATGGTTGTGAAGATTTACTAATGCAAGTCTGGATTAACTTATTTAGTAATGCTATTAAGTTTACTCCAGAAGGAGGGCTTATAGCAACTAGACTTAAAAATACTGATNTTGGAGTATATGTATCTATATCTGATACTGGAATAGGTATGAGTAGTAAGGTTAAAGATCGGATTTTTGAAAAGTTTTTCCAAGGTGATACCTCTCGTAATTTTGAGGGTAATGGCCTTGGATTAACTTTAGTTAAACGTATAATTAATTTATGTGGATGTAGTATAAGTGTTGAAAGTGAAGTTAATAAAGGTTCTACTTTTACAGTCTTTCTTCCACATAATAAAAGTGTAGATAGTTTATAA
- a CDS encoding C-GCAxxG-C-C family (seleno)protein: MTKPSIYHSQGYNCAEALIKSYNEEHHTNIPVSLGSGMGSGATVGSICGAVNAAAMIVGYIKGRENNENTNEARGYARELMNRVREKFNSEICRDLKKSKVSCAEIIDFSYEALKDVLDK; this comes from the coding sequence ATGACTAAACCATCAATATATCATAGTCAAGGATATAATTGTGCAGAGGCATTAATAAAATCATATAACGAAGAGCATCATACAAATATACCTGTTTCTTTAGGAAGTGGAATGGGATCGGGAGCAACTGTAGGAAGTATATGTGGTGCTGTTAATGCAGCAGCTATGATAGTAGGATATATAAAAGGAAGAGAAAACAACGAAAATACAAATGAAGCTAGAGGTTATGCTAGAGAATTAATGAATAGAGTAAGAGAAAAATTTAACTCTGAGATATGTAGAGATCTTAAAAAGAGTAAAGTAAGTTGTGCAGAAATAATTGATTTTTCATATGAAGCTTTAAAGGATGTATTAGACAAATAA
- a CDS encoding MutS-related protein has translation PNAGGKTVTLKTVGILXLMTQCGFDICASEDTQISVFEKIFVDIGDNQSIENALSTFSSHINNIANIMDSANNKTLVLFDEIGSGTEPNEGASLAIAILEEFYQMGVILVASTHYGEIKKFATEHPHFENAGMMFDKETLEPMYKL, from the coding sequence GTCCAAATGCAGGTGGAAAAACAGTTACATTAAAAACTGTAGGTATTTTAAYACTTATGACTCAATGTGGATTTGATATATGTGCAAGTGAAGATACACAAATTAGTGTTTTTGAAAAAATATTTGTAGATATTGGTGATAATCAAAGTATTGAAAATGCWTTAAGTACATTTTCATCTCATATAAACAATATAGCTAATATTATGGATAGTGCTAACAATAAAACTTTAGTATTATTTGATGAAATAGGCTCTGGTACTGAGCCAAATGAAGGTGCTAGTCTTGCAATTGCTATACTTGAAGAGTTTTACCAAATGGGAGTTATATTAGTTGCATCTACTCATTATGGAGAAATTAAAAAATTTGCAACAGAACATCCTCATTTTGAAAATGCAGGWATGATGTTTGATAAAGAAACCTTAGAGCCTATGTATAAACTTA
- a CDS encoding polyphosphate polymerase domain-containing protein: MAIKSFKRFEKKFILTNEQYNKLLPILLDYMNLDKHCKLGENYNIYNIYYDTLNNDVIRHSISKPYYKEKLRLRSYNIPNSLDDKVFLELKKKINGIVNKRRVVMTLGEVYDFLENGKKPNFDDYENNQVIKEIEYYLSKNKVYPNVYIGYSRKALFGKEDKDFRVTFDSEITGRRNDLYLTSGCFGYDILGQNKYLMEVKILGAIPVWFTKILSELEIYNKKDSVVNSANELEESVYCLNDIKRSLKIC; this comes from the coding sequence ATGGCTATAAAATCATTTAAACGTTTTGAAAAAAAATTTATTCTAACAAATGAACAATATAATAAACTACTTCCAATACTACTAGATTATATGAATTTAGATAAGCATTGTAAGCTTGGTGAAAATTATAATATTTATAATATATATTACGATACATTAAACAATGATGTAATAAGACACTCTATTTCAAAACCATACTATAAAGAAAAACTTAGACTTAGAAGTTACAATATCCCAAATAGCTTAGATGATAAAGTATTCTTAGAATTAAAAAAGAAAATAAATGGAATAGTCAACAAAAGAAGAGTTGTTATGACTTTAGGGGAAGTTTATGACTTTTTAGAAAATGGAAAGAAACCAAATTTTGATGACTATGAAAATAATCAAGTTATAAAAGAAATAGAATACTACTTAAGTAAAAATAAAGTCTATCCAAATGTATATATTGGGTATTCTCGTAAAGCTTTATTTGGTAAAGAAGATAAAGACTTTAGAGTGACTTTTGATAGTGAAATAACTGGAAGAAGAAATGATTTATATCTAACATCTGGTTGTTTTGGRTATGAYATTTTAGGACAAAATAAGTACTTAATGGAAGTAAAGATTTTAGGTGCTATTCCAGTTTGGTTTACAAAAATTTTATCCGAACTAGAAATATATAATAAAAAAGATTCTGTTGTCAATAGTGCTAACGAACTAGAAGAAAGTGTTTATTGCTTAAATGATATAAAAAGGAGTTTAAAAATATGCTAG
- a CDS encoding DUF4956 domain-containing protein: MLETIIATTTGESFTLQNALIVIFASILLGLIISFVHMQTNKKSGYNPGFSTTLVMLPVIISIIILLVGNNVARAFSLAGAFSIIRFRSAPGDPKDIAYVFFTLAVGLTCGMGYIGYAVIFTVILSALMFILDITNFASPKGKSMQLKITVPEDLNYEGVFDEVLNKFAISYTIERVRTRDFGALFELYYRVQLKPDVNQKNFLDELRCRNGNLNITLTLSGFDEKVYA, translated from the coding sequence ATGCTAGAAACAATAATTGCAACAACAACAGGAGAATCATTCACTCTCCAAAATGCATTAATAGTAATTTTTGCATCAATTTTATTAGGACTTATCATTAGTTTTGTACATATGCAAACTAATAAGAAAAGCGGATATAATCCTGGCTTTTCAACTACTTTAGTTATGCTACCAGTAATAATATCAATTATTATACTTTTAGTTGGAAATAATGTAGCTAGAGCATTTAGCTTAGCTGGAGCATTCTCTATAATCCGTTTTAGAAGTGCCCCTGGTGATCCAAAGGATATTGCTTATGTATTCTTCACTTTAGCTGTTGGATTAACTTGCGGTATGGGATATATTGGATATGCAGTTATATTCACAGTTATATTATCTGCTTTAATGTTTATACTAGATATAACTAATTTTGCTTCACCTAAAGGTAAATCTATGCAACTTAAAATAACTGTTCCAGAAGATTTAAACTATGAAGGTGTATTTGATGAAGTATTAAATAAATTTGCTATTTCTTATACTATAGAAAGAGTAAGAACTAGAGACTTCGGAGCTTTATTTGAATTATATTATAGAGTTCAACTAAAGCCTGATGTTAACCAAAAGAATTTCTTAGATGAATTAAGATGTAGAAATGGAAACTTAAATATTACACTAACTTTATCTGGATTTGACGAAAAAGTTTACGCTTAA
- a CDS encoding response regulator transcription factor has product MRLLLVEDEKQLSEALKQILVKNKYTVDAVYSGDDGLDYALTDVYDVIILDIMLPKLNGLEILKIIRKRKISTPVILLTAKGTVEDRILGLDSGADDYLPKPFAPEELLARLRALTRRNTNLINENILEFADIKLNLSTYEMEANDNNITLTQKEFDILKYFMQRPKLVVSKDDLITKLWDFNADIDHNNIEVYISFLRKKLSYVDSDVKITTIRRVGYRLEQ; this is encoded by the coding sequence ATGAGACTATTGTTAGTAGAAGATGAAAAACAGCTTTCTGAAGCTTTAAAACAAATACTTGTAAAAAATAAATATACTGTAGATGCAGTTTATAGTGGTGATGATGGGCTAGATTATGCATTAACTGATGTATACGATGTGATAATTTTAGATATAATGCTTCCAAAATTAAACGGACTTGAAATACTTAAAATAATAAGAAAAAGAAAAATTTCAACTCCAGTTATATTACTTACTGCCAAAGGAACCGTTGAAGATAGAATTTTAGGACTAGATTCTGGTGCTGATGATTACTTACCAAAACCTTTTGCTCCAGAAGAACTTCTTGCTAGACTTAGAGCATTAACAAGAAGAAATACTAATCTTATAAATGAAAATATTTTAGAATTTGCTGATATAAAATTAAATTTATCTACTTATGAAATGGAAGCAAATGATAATAATATAACCCTTACTCAAAAAGAATTTGATATATTAAAATATTTTATGCAAAGACCAAAATTAGTAGTAAGTAAAGATGATTTAATAACTAAACTTTGGGACTTTAATGCTGATATTGATCATAATAACATAGAGGTTTATATATCTTTTTTAAGAAAAAAATTATCTTATGTTGACTCTGATGTAAAAATTACAACAATAAGAAGAGTTGGGTATAGATTGGAGCAATAG